The proteins below come from a single Tachysurus fulvidraco isolate hzauxx_2018 chromosome 13, HZAU_PFXX_2.0, whole genome shotgun sequence genomic window:
- the rfx4 gene encoding transcription factor RFX4 isoform X2, whose product MHCGLLEEPDMESTESWIERCLNESESKPYSSHTSLGNMSTDENEEKENNRASKRHSTPATLQWLEENYEIAEGVCVPRSALYMHYLDFCEKHGTQPVNAASFGKIIRQQFPQLTTRRLGTRGQSKYHYYGLAVKESSQYYDVMYSKKGGAWVNETGKKEVTKQTVAYSPRSKLGTLLPEFPNVKDLNLPAILPEQKVSTFIMMYRTHCQRILDTVIRANFDEVQSFLLHFWQGMPPHMLPVLGSSTVVNIVGVCDSILYKAISGVLMPTVLQALPDSLTQVIRKFAKQLDEWLRVALHDLPENLRNIKFELSRRFSQILKRQTSLNHLCQASRTVIHSADITFQMLEDWRNVDLNSITKQTLYTMEDSREEQRRLIIQLYQEFDRLLEDQSPIEAYIEWLDSMVDRCVVRVAGKRPGSLKKVAQQFLLMWSCFGTRVIRDMTLHSAPSFGSFHLIHLMFDDYVLYLLESLHCQERANELMRAMKGEGTTDSEDMVLTESTSVSPEPYSPAKSVPSVGAVATSTPTSAQSPEYNSVSVTSGALQSYTWSLTYTVTTSGGNPPDGGSQLSCMRSSAPVHPTSSAHRMQVYPYRDEHGYTGSYNYSSYTNQHHHAIQSQYPSLPHDAALPTPLHYSSYHRSSAQYSLNSPMSRMEPCLMGGTPRLHATPVTPRWPDVPSANSYSSTPMHSTRYASTGDMYSSLTPRRNSEYEHAQHFPGFAYISGEATTGWAK is encoded by the exons ATGCACTGTGGGCTGCTCGAAGAGCCTGATATGGAATCCACAG AAAGCTGGATTGAAAGGTGCCTGAATGAAAGCGAGAGCAAACCCTATTCCAGCCACACGTCCCTAGGGAATATGTCCACAGACGAAA ATGAAGAGAAGGAAAACAACCGGGCATCTAAACGCCATTCAACACCTGCAACTTTACAATG GTTGGAGGAGAACTACGAGATTGccgagggtgtgtgtgtccctcGCAGTGCACTTTACATGCACTACCTAGACTTCTGTGAGAAGCATGGCACTCAGCCTGTCAATGCTGCTAGTTTTGGGAAG ATAATAAGGCAGCAGTTCCCTCAGTTAACGACACGAAGGCTGGGAACCAGGGGCCAATCAAA gtacCACTACTACGGCCTAGCGGTGAAGGAGAGCTCACAGTACTACGATGTGATGTACTCCAAGAAGGGTGGCGCCTGGGTAAATGAGACGGGCAAGAAAGAGGTTACCAAGCAGACAGTGGCGTATTCACCCCGCTCCAAACTGGGCACTCTGCTGCCAGAATTTCCAAATGTCAAAGACCTAAATCTGCCTGCCATTCTGCCAGAACAGAAG GTTTCAACATTTATCATGATGTACAGAACTCACTGCCAGAGAATACTAGACACCGTTATACGAGCCAATTTCGATGAG GTCCAGAGCTTCCTGTTGCATTTTTGGCAAGGCATGCCTCCACACATGCTGCCTGTTTTGGGCTCATCCACTGTAGTAAACATCGTAGGGGTTTGTGACTCCATCTTATACAAAGCCATTTCAGGGGTCCTCATGCCCACAGTCCTACAGGCCCTGCCTGATAG CCTGACTCAGGTCATCAGGAAATTTGCTAAGCAGCTTGATGAGTGGTTAAGGGTGGCTCTGCACGATCTGCCCGAGAACCTGCGTAACATCAAGTTTGAAT tgtCAAGAAGATTCTCCCAGATCCTCAAGCGGCAAACGTCATTAAATCATCTTTGTCAG GCGTCACGGACCGTCATCCACAGTGCAGATATCACCTTTCAGATGCTGGAGGACTGGAGAAATGTCGATCTGAACAGCATCACTAAGCAGACACTTTACACGATGGAGGACTCGCGGGAGGAGCAGAGACGACTCATAATCCAAT TGTATCAGGAGTTTGACAGGCTGCTGGAGGACCAGTCCCCAATTGAAGCGTATATTGAGTGGCTGGACTCTATGGTGGACAGATGCGTTGTTCGG GTGGCAGGGAAGAGACCTGGGTCCCTGAAGAAGGTTGCTCAGCAGTTTCTTCTCATGTGGTCCTGTTTTGGGACAAGAGTGATCCGGGACATGACTCTGCACAGCGCCCCCAGCTTCG GCTCTTTCCATCTGATTCACCTGATGTTTGATGACTATGTGCTATACCTGCTGGAGTCACTACACTGCCAGGAAAGAGCCAATGAGCTCATGAGGGCCATGAAGGGAGAAGGAACAACGG ACAGTGAAGATATGGTGCTCACTGAGAGCACCTCAGTGTCCCCTGAACCCTACTCTCCTGCAAAGTCTGTGCCCTCGGTGGGAGCTGTAGCCACCAGCACCCCAACTTCAGCTCAATCCCCAGAATACAACAGTGTGTCTGTTACCTCAG GAGCTCTTCAGTCATATACATGGTCCCTTACATACACAGTGACCACGTCAGGAGGCAATCCCCCCGATGGAGGATCCCAGCTGTCCTGCATGCGTAGCAGTGCCCCGGTGCACCCTACCTCATCAGCACACCGGATGCAAGTCTACCCCTACAGAGACGAGCATGG ATACACGGGCAGTTACAACTACAGCAGCTACACGAACCAGCATCATCATGCCATCCAGAGCCAGTATCCAAGCCTGCCCCATGACGCAGCCCTCCCCACACCGCTGCACTATTCCTCTTATCACCGATCGTCTGCACAG TACTCATTGAACAGCCCGATGTCCCGCATGGAGCCATGTCTAATGGGTGGTACTCCTCGGCTGCATGCGACCCCGGTGACCCCCCGCTGGCCAGATGTTCCTTCAGCCAACAGCTACTCCAGCACTCCTATGCACTCAACACGCTATGCCTCTACAGGGGATATGTACTCCTCTTTGACACCACGCAGAAACTCTGAATATGAGCATGCACAACATTTTCCTGGCTTTGCCTATATTAGTGGAGAAGCTACTACAGGGTGGGCCAAATAG
- the rfx4 gene encoding transcription factor RFX4 isoform X4 codes for MHYLDFCEKHGTQPVNAASFGKIIRQQFPQLTTRRLGTRGQSKYHYYGLAVKESSQYYDVMYSKKGGAWVNETGKKEVTKQTVAYSPRSKLGTLLPEFPNVKDLNLPAILPEQKVSTFIMMYRTHCQRILDTVIRANFDEVQSFLLHFWQGMPPHMLPVLGSSTVVNIVGVCDSILYKAISGVLMPTVLQALPDSLTQVIRKFAKQLDEWLRVALHDLPENLRNIKFELSRRFSQILKRQTSLNHLCQASRTVIHSADITFQMLEDWRNVDLNSITKQTLYTMEDSREEQRRLIIQLYQEFDRLLEDQSPIEAYIEWLDSMVDRCVVRVAGKRPGSLKKVAQQFLLMWSCFGTRVIRDMTLHSAPSFGSFHLIHLMFDDYVLYLLESLHCQERANELMRAMKGEGTTADSEDMVLTESTSVSPEPYSPAKSVPSVGAVATSTPTSAQSPEYNSVSVTSGALQSYTWSLTYTVTTSGGNPPDGGSQLSCMRSSAPVHPTSSAHRMQVYPYRDEHGYTGSYNYSSYTNQHHHAIQSQYPSLPHDAALPTPLHYSSYHRSSAQYSLNSPMSRMEPCLMGGTPRLHATPVTPRWPDVPSANSYSSTPMHSTRYASTGDMYSSLTPRRNSEYEHAQHFPGFAYISGEATTGWAK; via the exons ATGCACTACCTAGACTTCTGTGAGAAGCATGGCACTCAGCCTGTCAATGCTGCTAGTTTTGGGAAG ATAATAAGGCAGCAGTTCCCTCAGTTAACGACACGAAGGCTGGGAACCAGGGGCCAATCAAA gtacCACTACTACGGCCTAGCGGTGAAGGAGAGCTCACAGTACTACGATGTGATGTACTCCAAGAAGGGTGGCGCCTGGGTAAATGAGACGGGCAAGAAAGAGGTTACCAAGCAGACAGTGGCGTATTCACCCCGCTCCAAACTGGGCACTCTGCTGCCAGAATTTCCAAATGTCAAAGACCTAAATCTGCCTGCCATTCTGCCAGAACAGAAG GTTTCAACATTTATCATGATGTACAGAACTCACTGCCAGAGAATACTAGACACCGTTATACGAGCCAATTTCGATGAG GTCCAGAGCTTCCTGTTGCATTTTTGGCAAGGCATGCCTCCACACATGCTGCCTGTTTTGGGCTCATCCACTGTAGTAAACATCGTAGGGGTTTGTGACTCCATCTTATACAAAGCCATTTCAGGGGTCCTCATGCCCACAGTCCTACAGGCCCTGCCTGATAG CCTGACTCAGGTCATCAGGAAATTTGCTAAGCAGCTTGATGAGTGGTTAAGGGTGGCTCTGCACGATCTGCCCGAGAACCTGCGTAACATCAAGTTTGAAT tgtCAAGAAGATTCTCCCAGATCCTCAAGCGGCAAACGTCATTAAATCATCTTTGTCAG GCGTCACGGACCGTCATCCACAGTGCAGATATCACCTTTCAGATGCTGGAGGACTGGAGAAATGTCGATCTGAACAGCATCACTAAGCAGACACTTTACACGATGGAGGACTCGCGGGAGGAGCAGAGACGACTCATAATCCAAT TGTATCAGGAGTTTGACAGGCTGCTGGAGGACCAGTCCCCAATTGAAGCGTATATTGAGTGGCTGGACTCTATGGTGGACAGATGCGTTGTTCGG GTGGCAGGGAAGAGACCTGGGTCCCTGAAGAAGGTTGCTCAGCAGTTTCTTCTCATGTGGTCCTGTTTTGGGACAAGAGTGATCCGGGACATGACTCTGCACAGCGCCCCCAGCTTCG GCTCTTTCCATCTGATTCACCTGATGTTTGATGACTATGTGCTATACCTGCTGGAGTCACTACACTGCCAGGAAAGAGCCAATGAGCTCATGAGGGCCATGAAGGGAGAAGGAACAACGG CAGACAGTGAAGATATGGTGCTCACTGAGAGCACCTCAGTGTCCCCTGAACCCTACTCTCCTGCAAAGTCTGTGCCCTCGGTGGGAGCTGTAGCCACCAGCACCCCAACTTCAGCTCAATCCCCAGAATACAACAGTGTGTCTGTTACCTCAG GAGCTCTTCAGTCATATACATGGTCCCTTACATACACAGTGACCACGTCAGGAGGCAATCCCCCCGATGGAGGATCCCAGCTGTCCTGCATGCGTAGCAGTGCCCCGGTGCACCCTACCTCATCAGCACACCGGATGCAAGTCTACCCCTACAGAGACGAGCATGG ATACACGGGCAGTTACAACTACAGCAGCTACACGAACCAGCATCATCATGCCATCCAGAGCCAGTATCCAAGCCTGCCCCATGACGCAGCCCTCCCCACACCGCTGCACTATTCCTCTTATCACCGATCGTCTGCACAG TACTCATTGAACAGCCCGATGTCCCGCATGGAGCCATGTCTAATGGGTGGTACTCCTCGGCTGCATGCGACCCCGGTGACCCCCCGCTGGCCAGATGTTCCTTCAGCCAACAGCTACTCCAGCACTCCTATGCACTCAACACGCTATGCCTCTACAGGGGATATGTACTCCTCTTTGACACCACGCAGAAACTCTGAATATGAGCATGCACAACATTTTCCTGGCTTTGCCTATATTAGTGGAGAAGCTACTACAGGGTGGGCCAAATAG
- the rfx4 gene encoding transcription factor RFX4 isoform X1 yields MHCGLLEEPDMESTESWIERCLNESESKPYSSHTSLGNMSTDENEEKENNRASKRHSTPATLQWLEENYEIAEGVCVPRSALYMHYLDFCEKHGTQPVNAASFGKIIRQQFPQLTTRRLGTRGQSKYHYYGLAVKESSQYYDVMYSKKGGAWVNETGKKEVTKQTVAYSPRSKLGTLLPEFPNVKDLNLPAILPEQKVSTFIMMYRTHCQRILDTVIRANFDEVQSFLLHFWQGMPPHMLPVLGSSTVVNIVGVCDSILYKAISGVLMPTVLQALPDSLTQVIRKFAKQLDEWLRVALHDLPENLRNIKFELSRRFSQILKRQTSLNHLCQASRTVIHSADITFQMLEDWRNVDLNSITKQTLYTMEDSREEQRRLIIQLYQEFDRLLEDQSPIEAYIEWLDSMVDRCVVRVAGKRPGSLKKVAQQFLLMWSCFGTRVIRDMTLHSAPSFGSFHLIHLMFDDYVLYLLESLHCQERANELMRAMKGEGTTADSEDMVLTESTSVSPEPYSPAKSVPSVGAVATSTPTSAQSPEYNSVSVTSGALQSYTWSLTYTVTTSGGNPPDGGSQLSCMRSSAPVHPTSSAHRMQVYPYRDEHGYTGSYNYSSYTNQHHHAIQSQYPSLPHDAALPTPLHYSSYHRSSAQYSLNSPMSRMEPCLMGGTPRLHATPVTPRWPDVPSANSYSSTPMHSTRYASTGDMYSSLTPRRNSEYEHAQHFPGFAYISGEATTGWAK; encoded by the exons ATGCACTGTGGGCTGCTCGAAGAGCCTGATATGGAATCCACAG AAAGCTGGATTGAAAGGTGCCTGAATGAAAGCGAGAGCAAACCCTATTCCAGCCACACGTCCCTAGGGAATATGTCCACAGACGAAA ATGAAGAGAAGGAAAACAACCGGGCATCTAAACGCCATTCAACACCTGCAACTTTACAATG GTTGGAGGAGAACTACGAGATTGccgagggtgtgtgtgtccctcGCAGTGCACTTTACATGCACTACCTAGACTTCTGTGAGAAGCATGGCACTCAGCCTGTCAATGCTGCTAGTTTTGGGAAG ATAATAAGGCAGCAGTTCCCTCAGTTAACGACACGAAGGCTGGGAACCAGGGGCCAATCAAA gtacCACTACTACGGCCTAGCGGTGAAGGAGAGCTCACAGTACTACGATGTGATGTACTCCAAGAAGGGTGGCGCCTGGGTAAATGAGACGGGCAAGAAAGAGGTTACCAAGCAGACAGTGGCGTATTCACCCCGCTCCAAACTGGGCACTCTGCTGCCAGAATTTCCAAATGTCAAAGACCTAAATCTGCCTGCCATTCTGCCAGAACAGAAG GTTTCAACATTTATCATGATGTACAGAACTCACTGCCAGAGAATACTAGACACCGTTATACGAGCCAATTTCGATGAG GTCCAGAGCTTCCTGTTGCATTTTTGGCAAGGCATGCCTCCACACATGCTGCCTGTTTTGGGCTCATCCACTGTAGTAAACATCGTAGGGGTTTGTGACTCCATCTTATACAAAGCCATTTCAGGGGTCCTCATGCCCACAGTCCTACAGGCCCTGCCTGATAG CCTGACTCAGGTCATCAGGAAATTTGCTAAGCAGCTTGATGAGTGGTTAAGGGTGGCTCTGCACGATCTGCCCGAGAACCTGCGTAACATCAAGTTTGAAT tgtCAAGAAGATTCTCCCAGATCCTCAAGCGGCAAACGTCATTAAATCATCTTTGTCAG GCGTCACGGACCGTCATCCACAGTGCAGATATCACCTTTCAGATGCTGGAGGACTGGAGAAATGTCGATCTGAACAGCATCACTAAGCAGACACTTTACACGATGGAGGACTCGCGGGAGGAGCAGAGACGACTCATAATCCAAT TGTATCAGGAGTTTGACAGGCTGCTGGAGGACCAGTCCCCAATTGAAGCGTATATTGAGTGGCTGGACTCTATGGTGGACAGATGCGTTGTTCGG GTGGCAGGGAAGAGACCTGGGTCCCTGAAGAAGGTTGCTCAGCAGTTTCTTCTCATGTGGTCCTGTTTTGGGACAAGAGTGATCCGGGACATGACTCTGCACAGCGCCCCCAGCTTCG GCTCTTTCCATCTGATTCACCTGATGTTTGATGACTATGTGCTATACCTGCTGGAGTCACTACACTGCCAGGAAAGAGCCAATGAGCTCATGAGGGCCATGAAGGGAGAAGGAACAACGG CAGACAGTGAAGATATGGTGCTCACTGAGAGCACCTCAGTGTCCCCTGAACCCTACTCTCCTGCAAAGTCTGTGCCCTCGGTGGGAGCTGTAGCCACCAGCACCCCAACTTCAGCTCAATCCCCAGAATACAACAGTGTGTCTGTTACCTCAG GAGCTCTTCAGTCATATACATGGTCCCTTACATACACAGTGACCACGTCAGGAGGCAATCCCCCCGATGGAGGATCCCAGCTGTCCTGCATGCGTAGCAGTGCCCCGGTGCACCCTACCTCATCAGCACACCGGATGCAAGTCTACCCCTACAGAGACGAGCATGG ATACACGGGCAGTTACAACTACAGCAGCTACACGAACCAGCATCATCATGCCATCCAGAGCCAGTATCCAAGCCTGCCCCATGACGCAGCCCTCCCCACACCGCTGCACTATTCCTCTTATCACCGATCGTCTGCACAG TACTCATTGAACAGCCCGATGTCCCGCATGGAGCCATGTCTAATGGGTGGTACTCCTCGGCTGCATGCGACCCCGGTGACCCCCCGCTGGCCAGATGTTCCTTCAGCCAACAGCTACTCCAGCACTCCTATGCACTCAACACGCTATGCCTCTACAGGGGATATGTACTCCTCTTTGACACCACGCAGAAACTCTGAATATGAGCATGCACAACATTTTCCTGGCTTTGCCTATATTAGTGGAGAAGCTACTACAGGGTGGGCCAAATAG
- the rfx4 gene encoding transcription factor RFX4 isoform X3 — protein sequence MHCGLLEEPDMESTESWIERCLNESESKPYSSHTSLGNMSTDENEEKENNRASKRHSTPATLQWLEENYEIAEGVCVPRSALYMHYLDFCEKHGTQPVNAASFGKIIRQQFPQLTTRRLGTRGQSKYHYYGLAVKESSQYYDVMYSKKGGAWVNETGKKEVTKQTVAYSPRSKLGTLLPEFPNVKDLNLPAILPEQKVSTFIMMYRTHCQRILDTVIRANFDEVQSFLLHFWQGMPPHMLPVLGSSTVVNIVGVCDSILYKAISGVLMPTVLQALPDSLTQVIRKFAKQLDEWLRVALHDLPENLRNIKFELSRRFSQILKRQTSLNHLCQASRTVIHSADITFQMLEDWRNVDLNSITKQTLYTMEDSREEQRRLIIQLYQEFDRLLEDQSPIEAYIEWLDSMVDRCVVRVAGKRPGSLKKVAQQFLLMWSCFGTRVIRDMTLHSAPSFGSFHLIHLMFDDYVLYLLESLHCQERANELMRAMKGEGTTADSEDMVLTESTSVSPEPYSPAKSVPSVGAVATSTPTSAQSPEYNSVSVTSVTTSGGNPPDGGSQLSCMRSSAPVHPTSSAHRMQVYPYRDEHGYTGSYNYSSYTNQHHHAIQSQYPSLPHDAALPTPLHYSSYHRSSAQYSLNSPMSRMEPCLMGGTPRLHATPVTPRWPDVPSANSYSSTPMHSTRYASTGDMYSSLTPRRNSEYEHAQHFPGFAYISGEATTGWAK from the exons ATGCACTGTGGGCTGCTCGAAGAGCCTGATATGGAATCCACAG AAAGCTGGATTGAAAGGTGCCTGAATGAAAGCGAGAGCAAACCCTATTCCAGCCACACGTCCCTAGGGAATATGTCCACAGACGAAA ATGAAGAGAAGGAAAACAACCGGGCATCTAAACGCCATTCAACACCTGCAACTTTACAATG GTTGGAGGAGAACTACGAGATTGccgagggtgtgtgtgtccctcGCAGTGCACTTTACATGCACTACCTAGACTTCTGTGAGAAGCATGGCACTCAGCCTGTCAATGCTGCTAGTTTTGGGAAG ATAATAAGGCAGCAGTTCCCTCAGTTAACGACACGAAGGCTGGGAACCAGGGGCCAATCAAA gtacCACTACTACGGCCTAGCGGTGAAGGAGAGCTCACAGTACTACGATGTGATGTACTCCAAGAAGGGTGGCGCCTGGGTAAATGAGACGGGCAAGAAAGAGGTTACCAAGCAGACAGTGGCGTATTCACCCCGCTCCAAACTGGGCACTCTGCTGCCAGAATTTCCAAATGTCAAAGACCTAAATCTGCCTGCCATTCTGCCAGAACAGAAG GTTTCAACATTTATCATGATGTACAGAACTCACTGCCAGAGAATACTAGACACCGTTATACGAGCCAATTTCGATGAG GTCCAGAGCTTCCTGTTGCATTTTTGGCAAGGCATGCCTCCACACATGCTGCCTGTTTTGGGCTCATCCACTGTAGTAAACATCGTAGGGGTTTGTGACTCCATCTTATACAAAGCCATTTCAGGGGTCCTCATGCCCACAGTCCTACAGGCCCTGCCTGATAG CCTGACTCAGGTCATCAGGAAATTTGCTAAGCAGCTTGATGAGTGGTTAAGGGTGGCTCTGCACGATCTGCCCGAGAACCTGCGTAACATCAAGTTTGAAT tgtCAAGAAGATTCTCCCAGATCCTCAAGCGGCAAACGTCATTAAATCATCTTTGTCAG GCGTCACGGACCGTCATCCACAGTGCAGATATCACCTTTCAGATGCTGGAGGACTGGAGAAATGTCGATCTGAACAGCATCACTAAGCAGACACTTTACACGATGGAGGACTCGCGGGAGGAGCAGAGACGACTCATAATCCAAT TGTATCAGGAGTTTGACAGGCTGCTGGAGGACCAGTCCCCAATTGAAGCGTATATTGAGTGGCTGGACTCTATGGTGGACAGATGCGTTGTTCGG GTGGCAGGGAAGAGACCTGGGTCCCTGAAGAAGGTTGCTCAGCAGTTTCTTCTCATGTGGTCCTGTTTTGGGACAAGAGTGATCCGGGACATGACTCTGCACAGCGCCCCCAGCTTCG GCTCTTTCCATCTGATTCACCTGATGTTTGATGACTATGTGCTATACCTGCTGGAGTCACTACACTGCCAGGAAAGAGCCAATGAGCTCATGAGGGCCATGAAGGGAGAAGGAACAACGG CAGACAGTGAAGATATGGTGCTCACTGAGAGCACCTCAGTGTCCCCTGAACCCTACTCTCCTGCAAAGTCTGTGCCCTCGGTGGGAGCTGTAGCCACCAGCACCCCAACTTCAGCTCAATCCCCAGAATACAACAGTGTGTCTGTTACCTCAG TGACCACGTCAGGAGGCAATCCCCCCGATGGAGGATCCCAGCTGTCCTGCATGCGTAGCAGTGCCCCGGTGCACCCTACCTCATCAGCACACCGGATGCAAGTCTACCCCTACAGAGACGAGCATGG ATACACGGGCAGTTACAACTACAGCAGCTACACGAACCAGCATCATCATGCCATCCAGAGCCAGTATCCAAGCCTGCCCCATGACGCAGCCCTCCCCACACCGCTGCACTATTCCTCTTATCACCGATCGTCTGCACAG TACTCATTGAACAGCCCGATGTCCCGCATGGAGCCATGTCTAATGGGTGGTACTCCTCGGCTGCATGCGACCCCGGTGACCCCCCGCTGGCCAGATGTTCCTTCAGCCAACAGCTACTCCAGCACTCCTATGCACTCAACACGCTATGCCTCTACAGGGGATATGTACTCCTCTTTGACACCACGCAGAAACTCTGAATATGAGCATGCACAACATTTTCCTGGCTTTGCCTATATTAGTGGAGAAGCTACTACAGGGTGGGCCAAATAG